A stretch of the Methanobrevibacter woesei genome encodes the following:
- the tmk gene encoding dTMP kinase, protein MYIVFEGIDGAGKSSQIQLLKEWLEENGLEVELLVEPTDSKVGKLIRELLTYDNATTEDMQKTLGLLFAADRMLIMDKLNDENKIIISDRSFISSLAYQEPKDWINEINKYAKKPDLVLLLDLDVATSVKRCDGEDSFENEEFLNKVKENYLDVIKEFNYEIIDANNGINKVSSDIKKAVASYVGICSSQIP, encoded by the coding sequence ATGTATATTGTTTTTGAAGGAATTGATGGGGCAGGTAAATCAAGCCAAATTCAATTATTAAAAGAATGGTTAGAAGAAAATGGGTTAGAAGTGGAGTTATTAGTTGAACCAACTGACTCTAAAGTAGGAAAACTTATTCGTGAATTATTAACTTATGATAATGCTACAACTGAGGATATGCAAAAGACATTAGGCCTTTTATTTGCTGCAGATAGGATGCTCATAATGGATAAGTTAAATGATGAAAATAAGATTATTATCTCTGATAGATCATTTATCTCAAGTTTGGCTTATCAGGAACCTAAAGACTGGATTAATGAAATTAATAAATATGCAAAAAAACCAGATTTAGTTTTATTGCTTGATTTGGATGTAGCTACTTCTGTTAAACGATGTGATGGTGAAGATAGCTTTGAAAATGAGGAATTCTTAAATAAAGTTAAAGAAAACTATCTTGATGTTATAAAAGAATTTAATTATGAAATTATTGATGCAAATAATGGAATAAATAAAGTATCCTCAGATATTAAAAAAGCAGTAGCATCTTATGTTGGAATTTGCAGCAGTCAAATACCTTAA